Proteins found in one Nostoc sp. NIES-3756 genomic segment:
- a CDS encoding 2OG-Fe(II) oxygenase has translation MSIQTSSQPLQSQDVKVQLLLAGGHQYTIYLKSDAPILNSLITTVVARAAKQESASYYLFQIPINEGHSALCFSSDQLVGVVTEPPILVQQVENVEPVVTNVLNSHYIQIDNFLSAEEHERLIKYVLANKSAFAPTSTSSTSTDNNYRRSMVLYFFPEFAELIVNKIQKIVPDIISKLDIPSFNISQIESQLTAHNNGNFYKIHNDNGSPETATRELTYVYYFYREPKKFSGGELVIYDSKVENNFYVNAESFKTVEPRNNSIVFFLSRYMHEVLPVKCPSQSFADSRFTINGWVRRI, from the coding sequence ATGTCTATACAAACAAGTTCTCAACCCTTACAATCCCAGGATGTGAAAGTTCAGCTGCTGTTAGCTGGAGGACATCAATATACTATTTATTTAAAATCAGACGCACCCATACTAAATAGCCTGATAACTACAGTTGTGGCTCGTGCAGCTAAACAAGAATCTGCTAGCTATTATTTATTTCAAATTCCTATAAATGAAGGACATTCTGCTTTATGTTTTTCCAGTGATCAACTTGTTGGTGTAGTTACAGAACCGCCTATATTGGTGCAGCAAGTGGAGAATGTAGAACCTGTCGTTACTAATGTTTTAAATTCCCATTATATTCAAATAGATAATTTTCTATCTGCTGAAGAGCATGAGCGTTTAATTAAATATGTACTAGCAAACAAATCAGCTTTTGCACCAACTAGTACTTCTAGTACTTCTACAGATAATAATTATCGTCGTTCGATGGTTCTTTACTTTTTCCCTGAATTTGCGGAACTAATCGTTAATAAAATTCAGAAGATAGTTCCCGACATCATCAGTAAATTAGACATACCATCATTTAATATATCTCAAATTGAAAGCCAGCTTACAGCACATAATAATGGTAATTTTTACAAAATTCATAACGATAATGGCAGCCCAGAAACCGCTACAAGGGAACTTACCTATGTTTACTACTTTTATCGGGAACCTAAGAAATTTTCTGGTGGAGAGTTAGTCATATACGATAGTAAAGTCGAAAATAATTTTTACGTAAATGCCGAATCATTCAAAACTGTTGAACCACGTAATAACAGTATTGTGTTTTTCCTCAGTCGATATATGCACGAAGTTCTACCTGTAAAGTGTCCTTCTCAATCTTTTGCTGACAGTCGTTTTACAATCAACGGCTGGGTACGCAGAATATAA